Proteins encoded by one window of Salicibibacter halophilus:
- a CDS encoding flavodoxin family protein translates to MENIKALFLNCSLKGSEDVSNTQALMDEVAEVLKTNQVECESVRIADYHVAYGITTDAGDGDQWPEILTKIKHANIVVVGTPLWIGEKSSIAKKVLERINGRPDK, encoded by the coding sequence ATGGAAAATATAAAAGCACTTTTCTTAAATTGTTCATTAAAAGGAAGTGAGGACGTTTCCAATACGCAGGCATTAATGGATGAAGTGGCAGAGGTGCTCAAAACGAATCAAGTAGAATGTGAAAGTGTACGGATTGCCGACTACCATGTGGCATACGGCATTACAACGGATGCAGGAGATGGGGATCAATGGCCGGAAATCCTTACAAAAATAAAGCATGCGAATATCGTTGTGGTTGGAACACCACTCTGGATCGGGGAAAAGAGCAGCATAGCTAAAAAAGTGTTGGAACGGATAAATGGCAGGCCTGACAAATGA
- a CDS encoding ATP-binding cassette domain-containing protein — protein MPTLIDVQNLQKSYKSFQAVNNSSFHVKEGEIFGFLGPNGAGKSTTINILSTMLQPTGGSVTINGYDVVKDQNRVRESIGIIFQQNTLDEKLTANENLKLHCKFYGVPRSKRKARIREVLEIVDLTESINTLVEKFSGGMQRRLEIARGLLHYPKVLFLDEPTVGLDPQTRAHVWEYILKLKEKENITMFLTTHYLDEAEISDRIAIMDHGDIIAIDTPKNLKQQLGGDIIEITTTDNETAMKEIQAVFDVIDLSLKDGAIHCKVENSDAFVSEFIKTLQTPLTGLDIRKPTLNDVFLSFTGREIRD, from the coding sequence GTGCCAACGTTGATCGACGTGCAAAACTTACAAAAATCCTATAAGTCTTTTCAAGCCGTTAACAATAGCAGTTTTCATGTAAAAGAAGGAGAAATCTTCGGTTTCCTAGGACCGAACGGAGCAGGAAAAAGCACAACGATAAACATTTTATCGACGATGCTGCAGCCGACGGGCGGGTCGGTAACGATCAACGGCTATGATGTGGTGAAGGACCAAAACCGTGTGCGCGAAAGCATCGGGATTATATTTCAGCAAAATACGCTGGATGAAAAATTAACCGCGAATGAGAACTTAAAGCTTCATTGTAAATTTTACGGTGTTCCCCGTTCAAAGCGAAAAGCTCGTATCCGTGAGGTTTTGGAAATTGTGGATCTTACGGAGAGCATCAATACGCTCGTTGAGAAGTTTTCCGGCGGAATGCAGCGACGGCTGGAAATCGCGCGTGGACTGCTCCATTATCCGAAAGTGCTGTTTCTCGATGAGCCGACCGTTGGGTTGGATCCGCAAACGCGGGCGCATGTATGGGAATACATATTAAAACTGAAGGAAAAAGAAAACATTACGATGTTTTTAACGACGCATTATTTGGATGAAGCGGAAATCAGCGATCGCATCGCGATTATGGATCACGGAGACATCATCGCGATCGATACGCCGAAAAATCTGAAACAACAGCTCGGCGGCGATATTATCGAAATTACGACCACGGATAATGAAACGGCCATGAAAGAGATTCAAGCGGTGTTTGATGTCATCGATTTATCACTGAAAGATGGTGCGATTCACTGCAAGGTTGAAAATAGCGATGCTTTCGTTTCCGAGTTTATTAAAACGTTGCAAACCCCGCTCACGGGCTTGGATATTCGCAAACCAACATTAAATGATGTTTTTCTCTCCTTTACAGGACGGGAAATCCGAGATTAA
- a CDS encoding carcinine hydrolase/isopenicillin-N N-acyltransferase family protein — MQTRENRFHLDDSKERLDTLQKNAHLSAHDAFRLLNDTNQPIFSDRYKSWAGTIHTSAYFPKERQAWIALGGGREPAVFDFASWLEGEDVALGRLIGEVDTDLPFLHMDEGADWYRKNQ; from the coding sequence ATTCAAACGCGGGAAAATCGCTTTCATCTCGATGATTCCAAAGAACGGCTGGATACGTTGCAGAAAAATGCCCATCTGAGTGCTCACGATGCGTTTCGACTTCTGAACGATACGAACCAGCCGATTTTCTCCGATCGTTATAAAAGTTGGGCGGGGACGATCCATACGTCTGCTTATTTTCCAAAAGAAAGGCAAGCTTGGATCGCTCTGGGCGGCGGCCGCGAACCGGCAGTCTTTGATTTTGCAAGTTGGCTTGAAGGCGAAGACGTGGCTTTGGGTCGCCTCATTGGAGAGGTGGACACGGACCTGCCATTTTTGCATATGGACGAAGGGGCCGATTGGTATAGAAAAAATCAATGA
- a CDS encoding DUF488 domain-containing protein codes for MPIAIKRIYQTAEKPDGSRVLIDRVWPRGLSKEKAHIDEWVKEVGPSKDLRQWFQHDPDKFQRFKEKYKKELQENEEQHEALQRLKTLARAHEKNITLVFAAKEETYNHAQVLKEILDQQ; via the coding sequence ATGCCAATTGCGATAAAGCGGATCTATCAAACAGCGGAGAAACCAGACGGGTCCCGCGTTCTCATCGACCGCGTCTGGCCACGCGGCCTATCAAAGGAGAAAGCCCACATCGATGAGTGGGTGAAGGAAGTAGGGCCATCGAAAGATTTGCGGCAATGGTTTCAGCATGATCCGGATAAATTTCAGCGCTTTAAAGAGAAGTACAAAAAGGAACTGCAGGAAAATGAAGAACAACACGAAGCATTGCAACGGTTAAAAACGCTTGCCAGGGCGCATGAAAAAAACATCACCCTCGTCTTCGCGGCAAAAGAAGAGACTTACAACCATGCTCAAGTGTTAAAAGAAATATTGGATCAGCAGTAG
- a CDS encoding short chain dehydrogenase, with product MKILLVGASGTIGSKVYDRLNQNHEIIRAGRNGPDVQVDITDEASIRAMYEKTGNVDAVINASGSAGFAPITELTPEKNETAINSKLKGQINLVLLGLPYVNERGSFTLTSGVMMDDPIPQGSSAAMANGGIRSFVTSTAIEMPRGIRINSVSPNLLQESAERIGHLFAGFEPVPGDKVALAYQKSVEGMQTGQSYEVY from the coding sequence ATGAAAATACTATTGGTAGGTGCAAGCGGAACAATCGGGAGCAAGGTGTATGACCGCCTTAATCAAAATCACGAGATCATTCGCGCGGGCAGAAACGGTCCGGATGTCCAAGTGGATATCACCGATGAAGCGAGCATTCGTGCCATGTATGAAAAAACAGGAAACGTGGATGCCGTTATTAACGCTTCCGGCAGCGCCGGTTTTGCACCGATTACGGAACTGACCCCCGAGAAAAATGAAACGGCGATTAATAGCAAGTTAAAAGGGCAAATCAACCTCGTCTTGCTCGGCCTTCCGTATGTGAACGAGCGAGGCAGCTTTACGCTGACCTCCGGTGTTATGATGGATGACCCTATCCCGCAGGGTTCCTCGGCCGCCATGGCCAACGGAGGCATTCGTTCGTTTGTCACATCGACCGCGATTGAAATGCCGCGCGGCATTCGCATCAATAGCGTAAGTCCCAACTTGTTGCAGGAATCCGCAGAGCGAATCGGCCATCTATTTGCCGGCTTTGAACCCGTTCCGGGAGATAAAGTGGCACTCGCGTATCAAAAAAGCGTCGAGGGCATGCAAACGGGGCAAAGTTACGAGGTTTATTAA
- a CDS encoding ABC transporter permease — MEGIIAIWQRDIIKFFRDRPRMIGSFSMPILFLIVFGVGMGGAMESLVAAGTDAEEFNYVEFIFPGIVSMTLLMTSIFSSLSVIQDRDFGYMREILVSPVSRVNIAIGKMLGSASVAFVQGVMMLVLMPFLGIRIDFVSFLQLLPVMFMIACAFASLGLLVASLLNSMQGFQLVVNILVMPMIFMSGALFPLNNMPAWVDFLVTLNPVTYGVDLMKHIMIDVESLSPMVREEMGLNLTFFGQPVTTAGEVLFLLGFTALLILLATLTFRRKN, encoded by the coding sequence GTGGAAGGCATTATCGCCATTTGGCAAAGAGATATAATCAAGTTTTTTAGAGACCGTCCACGTATGATCGGTTCCTTTTCGATGCCGATTTTATTTTTGATCGTTTTTGGAGTTGGTATGGGCGGTGCGATGGAATCGTTGGTTGCCGCGGGAACCGATGCGGAAGAATTTAATTACGTCGAGTTTATTTTTCCCGGCATTGTTTCGATGACATTGCTCATGACTTCTATCTTTTCATCACTATCGGTGATTCAGGATCGGGATTTTGGATATATGCGCGAGATTCTTGTCTCGCCGGTTTCCAGGGTGAATATTGCGATCGGGAAAATGTTAGGATCTGCATCCGTTGCCTTTGTGCAAGGGGTCATGATGTTGGTGCTCATGCCTTTTCTCGGCATTCGCATTGATTTTGTTTCATTTTTACAGCTTCTTCCGGTCATGTTCATGATCGCCTGTGCGTTTGCTTCGCTTGGGCTGTTGGTGGCGAGCTTGTTGAACTCAATGCAAGGATTTCAGCTTGTCGTAAATATTTTGGTCATGCCGATGATTTTTATGTCCGGGGCTTTGTTTCCATTAAATAATATGCCCGCGTGGGTCGACTTTCTTGTCACGTTGAACCCGGTCACCTACGGCGTTGATCTTATGAAACATATTATGATTGATGTGGAGAGTTTGAGTCCGATGGTGCGGGAAGAAATGGGGCTGAACCTCACATTTTTCGGGCAACCGGTAACGACGGCAGGTGAAGTTCTCTTTTTGCTCGGATTCACCGCTCTATTAATCCTTCTTGCTACACTCACCTTTAGACGTAAAAATTAA
- a CDS encoding R2-like ligand-binding oxidase, with product MQMTHKPFQTTSAAGLQEDSLPFKLFQKAKRFGVWNPADLDFTQDKKDWETFSEQQKEGTLRLISQFQGGEEAVTRDLLPLIMTISNEGRLEEEMFLTTFLFEEAKHTEFFRIVLNELGVKRDLTEYHSAAYHKVFSEILPAAMERLVHDQSPEAVAEAATVYNMFVEGVLAETGYFGFYQSLQSINAMPALLEGIGYLKRDESRHIAYGTFLLQRIISEYPHIYDQVMKKMEELTPLAIQINLEGTEEDSDEEKRNTMNFTQKQLSTRMKILGRSRDKRLEEIYQQREEEVGLEEADAMQ from the coding sequence ATGCAAATGACGCACAAACCGTTTCAAACGACAAGTGCTGCCGGTCTTCAAGAGGATTCTCTGCCATTTAAACTTTTTCAAAAGGCGAAACGTTTTGGGGTTTGGAACCCGGCGGATTTGGATTTCACACAGGATAAAAAGGACTGGGAGACGTTCAGTGAACAGCAAAAGGAAGGGACACTGCGGTTGATATCGCAATTCCAAGGAGGGGAAGAAGCCGTAACCAGGGATTTGCTTCCGTTAATCATGACCATCTCCAATGAAGGGCGTCTGGAAGAAGAAATGTTTTTAACCACGTTTTTGTTTGAAGAAGCCAAACACACGGAATTTTTCAGAATAGTATTAAATGAACTTGGGGTAAAACGGGATTTGACAGAGTATCATTCAGCTGCCTACCATAAAGTTTTCAGCGAAATTCTTCCCGCGGCAATGGAGCGCCTCGTACATGATCAATCACCGGAGGCTGTGGCGGAAGCGGCAACGGTCTATAACATGTTCGTGGAGGGTGTGTTGGCGGAGACGGGCTATTTTGGTTTTTATCAATCGTTGCAAAGCATTAACGCGATGCCGGCATTATTGGAAGGAATTGGTTACTTAAAAAGAGATGAATCTCGTCATATTGCGTATGGAACATTTTTATTGCAGCGAATTATCAGCGAGTACCCCCATATCTATGACCAGGTTATGAAAAAAATGGAGGAATTAACGCCGCTCGCGATTCAGATCAATTTGGAAGGAACGGAAGAGGACAGCGATGAAGAAAAAAGAAATACGATGAACTTTACGCAGAAACAATTGTCTACGCGGATGAAGATTTTGGGCAGATCCCGTGACAAAAGGCTGGAAGAGATCTATCAACAGCGGGAAGAAGAAGTGGGGCTGGAAGAAGCGGATGCGATGCAGTAA